In Nitrosophilus alvini, the following are encoded in one genomic region:
- a CDS encoding prepilin-type N-terminal cleavage/methylation domain-containing protein, with the protein MQKSFTLIELIFVIVIIGILAAIAIPRFEGVQNDARVAVEKSAAGAARASLLSFHGWALIHSGENNTTVNVADKNNNIYRCTILFSPNRYPITLTAKNPGTDTDNNYTTPAKIGEYRALAPMMLDPATIRDWNASRVDTKYERLNGPASNFISGSGAEIHQGMYWQYDNESGILSIRK; encoded by the coding sequence ATGCAAAAATCTTTTACGCTTATAGAACTGATTTTCGTTATAGTCATTATAGGTATTCTGGCTGCTATTGCTATTCCCAGGTTTGAAGGTGTTCAAAACGATGCCAGAGTAGCAGTTGAAAAGTCGGCTGCAGGAGCTGCAAGAGCTTCACTTCTCTCTTTTCACGGATGGGCGCTCATACATTCTGGAGAGAACAATACAACAGTAAATGTTGCCGATAAAAATAACAATATCTACAGGTGTACTATCCTATTTTCTCCAAACAGATATCCGATAACCCTTACAGCTAAAAATCCTGGAACCGATACGGACAATAACTATACAACTCCAGCCAAGATAGGCGAATATAGAGCGCTTGCTCCTATGATGCTCGATCCCGCTACCATAAGAGACTGGAACGCATCGAGAGTCGACACCAAGTATGAACGCCTCAATGGTCCCGCGTCCAATTTTATAAGTGGATCTGGTGCAGAGATTCACCAGGGAATGTACTGGCAGTACGATAATGAGTCAGGAATCCTCTCTATTAGAAAATAG
- a CDS encoding type II secretion system protein: MKKAFTMIELIFVIVIIGILAAVALPRLAGVQDDALISSEKSAMGSARSAVIAIRGRALARGTDFNVSVVDKKGNVGNVLIDYDNNSGASVGSAGPCPVSTAKYPVHLSIDAAPTGTAAAPSSVNSEQTAEDLDGLALAIVLEPDGRERFKTKTDPTDGNKTRIAGPASLAVSDPAAEITTKDSWAYDPATGIFTLEKGTAY; this comes from the coding sequence ATGAAGAAGGCATTTACAATGATCGAACTGATCTTCGTGATCGTGATCATAGGTATATTGGCCGCAGTTGCTTTGCCAAGACTGGCAGGCGTTCAGGATGACGCGCTTATTTCAAGTGAAAAGAGCGCAATGGGAAGTGCTAGAAGTGCTGTAATAGCGATAAGAGGTAGAGCGTTGGCGAGAGGAACGGATTTTAACGTTTCTGTTGTTGATAAAAAGGGAAATGTCGGAAATGTTTTGATTGACTATGATAACAACAGTGGTGCATCAGTAGGCAGTGCAGGTCCTTGTCCTGTTTCTACGGCGAAATATCCTGTACATTTGAGTATTGATGCAGCACCTACTGGTACTGCAGCAGCTCCTAGTAGTGTAAACAGTGAACAGACTGCAGAAGATCTTGACGGCTTGGCCCTAGCTATAGTTCTTGAGCCGGACGGTAGAGAGAGATTCAAAACAAAAACTGATCCTACCGACGGGAACAAAACAAGAATAGCAGGTCCTGCATCTTTGGCAGTATCTGATCCTGCTGCAGAGATAACAACGAAAGATAGTTGGGCGTATGATCCTGCTACAGGAATATTTACACTGGAGAAAGGTACTGCGTATTGA
- the uvrB gene encoding excinuclease ABC subunit UvrB, producing MAKFELISDFRPSGDQPQAIEKLTLSIRQGNRYQTLLGVTGSGKTYTMAKIIENLQMPTLIMTHNKTLAAQLYSEFKSFFPKNHVEYFISYYDYYQPEAYLPRQDLFIEKDSSINEELERLRLSATASLLEFDDVIVVASVSANYGLGNPTEYKKMVQKFEVGHEINQRELLLRLVSMGYKRNDAFFDRGDFRVSGDVVDIYPAYSEEEAVRIEFFGDEIESIYTFDVLTNKKIKDLKSITIYAANQFIVGQERLSEAIKSIEKELESRLEEFKREGKLVEYQRLKQRTEFDLEMMETTGTCKGIENYSRHLTGKKPGETPYSLIDYFEQMGREYLIIVDESHVSLPQFRGMYAGDRSRKEVLVEYGFRLPSALDNRPLKFEEFINKAPHYLFVSATPAQTELELSSTVAEQIIRPTGLLDPVVELLPSKYQVETLYDEIKKVIEKDEKVLVTTLTKKMAEELTKYYSDLGLKVRYLHSDIDAIERNQLIRGLRTGEFDILIGINLLREGLDLPEVSLIAILDADKEGFLRSETSLIQTMGRAARNVNGRVLMFAEKIEKRTVVEDLKILEKVKPYITDSMYKAIKTTVKRRIKQKIYNEKHGITPKTVKRRLDENLKTEDLGVLYEKRKKLEKLPRAEKEKIIKELTKLMHEAAKRLEFEEAARLRDEIAKIRNI from the coding sequence TTGGCAAAGTTTGAACTTATCAGTGATTTCAGGCCTTCAGGCGACCAGCCCCAAGCTATAGAAAAGCTGACTCTGTCTATAAGGCAGGGGAACAGATATCAGACTCTTTTGGGGGTAACAGGCAGCGGAAAAACCTATACGATGGCTAAAATCATAGAAAATCTTCAGATGCCAACCCTCATAATGACACATAACAAAACTCTTGCAGCTCAGCTATACAGTGAATTTAAATCATTTTTCCCAAAAAACCATGTTGAGTATTTCATAAGTTATTATGACTATTATCAACCCGAGGCCTATCTTCCAAGACAAGACCTCTTCATAGAAAAAGACAGCTCTATAAACGAAGAGCTGGAGCGCCTCAGACTCAGTGCAACGGCAAGTCTTCTTGAATTCGACGACGTGATAGTTGTAGCTTCCGTATCCGCAAACTACGGTCTGGGAAACCCGACCGAATACAAAAAGATGGTGCAAAAATTTGAAGTAGGACACGAAATAAACCAAAGAGAGCTATTGCTAAGACTTGTAAGCATGGGTTACAAAAGAAATGACGCATTTTTCGACAGGGGCGATTTCAGAGTAAGCGGCGATGTGGTTGATATCTATCCTGCATACAGCGAAGAAGAGGCAGTCAGGATAGAGTTTTTTGGCGACGAAATAGAGTCCATATACACATTTGACGTTCTTACAAACAAAAAAATAAAAGATCTCAAAAGTATCACCATATATGCCGCAAATCAGTTTATCGTTGGACAGGAGAGGCTTAGCGAAGCTATAAAATCGATAGAAAAAGAGCTTGAAAGCAGACTCGAAGAGTTTAAAAGAGAAGGGAAGCTTGTCGAATACCAAAGGCTTAAGCAAAGGACTGAATTCGACCTTGAAATGATGGAGACCACCGGAACCTGCAAAGGAATAGAGAACTACTCCAGACACCTAACCGGCAAAAAACCTGGTGAGACTCCCTACTCTTTGATAGACTATTTCGAGCAGATGGGCAGAGAGTACCTCATCATAGTAGATGAATCACATGTAAGCCTTCCGCAATTTAGAGGAATGTATGCAGGAGACAGAAGCAGAAAAGAGGTGCTGGTCGAATACGGTTTCAGACTGCCCAGTGCCCTTGACAACAGACCTCTGAAATTTGAAGAGTTCATAAACAAAGCACCACATTATCTATTCGTATCGGCCACGCCAGCCCAGACGGAACTTGAACTGAGCAGCACAGTAGCTGAACAGATAATTAGACCAACCGGTCTTCTCGATCCTGTCGTAGAGCTTTTACCTTCAAAATATCAGGTAGAGACTCTATATGATGAGATTAAAAAAGTGATAGAAAAAGATGAAAAGGTGCTTGTTACAACACTTACAAAAAAGATGGCCGAAGAGCTTACGAAATACTACAGCGATCTAGGGCTAAAGGTAAGATATCTTCACTCCGATATAGACGCCATTGAGAGAAACCAGCTCATAAGAGGTCTTAGAACAGGAGAGTTTGACATACTAATAGGCATAAATCTCTTAAGGGAGGGCCTCGACCTGCCGGAAGTGAGTCTGATTGCAATACTAGATGCAGACAAAGAGGGATTTTTAAGAAGCGAAACGAGCCTTATACAGACAATGGGACGTGCTGCAAGAAATGTAAACGGAAGAGTTTTGATGTTTGCCGAAAAAATAGAAAAAAGAACGGTTGTAGAAGATCTTAAAATACTGGAAAAGGTAAAACCCTACATCACCGATTCGATGTACAAAGCGATAAAAACCACTGTAAAAAGAAGAATAAAACAGAAAATATACAACGAAAAACACGGCATAACCCCAAAAACCGTCAAAAGAAGACTCGATGAAAATCTAAAAACCGAAGATTTGGGTGTTCTTTACGAAAAAAGAAAAAAACTTGAAAAACTCCCCCGTGCCGAAAAAGAGAAAATCATAAAAGAACTAACAAAATTGATGCATGAAGCTGCCAAAAGATTAGAATTCGAAGAAGCGGCTAGACTAAGAGATGAGATAGCCAAAATCAGAAACATTTAA
- a CDS encoding Na/Pi cotransporter family protein has translation MTNSIVTAVSGLGIFLFAVFYLEEGLRELAGRSFKKFIRSFTDTLPKSIFTGFAATAILQSSSLVSLIVLSFVGAGFMSLKSAIGVIFGANIGTTVTAWLVALFGFKIDIASFALPMAGAGGFLLIFFSDKRKTAAFAKVLIGLGVLFLGLGFMKESMQTLAENIDLKDYIHYGNYIFLLIGFVVTALIQSSSATTAIALTALYSGIITFEMAASLVIGANVGTTVTALLGSIGGTADKKRVAAAHFIFNAVTGIIAYAILGKMGYFILEVLGLKNDLVIALALFHTIFNVLGVLVFAPFASLLAVMLGKMFTKRESPVTKYIDKVPPDIPEAALEALKNESLHLFKNVLEFGLFLLNIRPADVLIHKKHTKEVLESNRNILDIDYYKLYKNLKKLEIKIFSYANMVKAKELASDEVEKLNKIVLAVEKTMLAAKTLKDIKYDIDEFAMSLNEYEYEVYIQFRKRIIRLFRNFIRVLEGEAEKEYKIRKIYQSIARDNETTLHTIAQNIKLYSLSETDAATILNANRAIYLSSKALIEAAEQLFMSISAKEIEE, from the coding sequence TTGACAAACAGTATCGTAACTGCTGTTTCAGGGCTTGGGATATTTCTTTTTGCTGTATTTTATCTTGAAGAAGGGTTAAGAGAGCTTGCAGGCAGGAGTTTCAAAAAATTTATAAGAAGTTTTACAGATACATTGCCAAAGTCGATATTTACAGGTTTTGCCGCTACGGCCATTCTTCAAAGCAGCTCACTTGTCTCTCTTATAGTTCTCTCTTTTGTAGGTGCCGGATTTATGTCGCTGAAAAGCGCTATCGGAGTAATTTTCGGGGCGAATATAGGTACAACGGTAACTGCATGGCTTGTTGCGCTTTTCGGATTCAAGATAGATATTGCCTCTTTTGCTCTTCCGATGGCGGGAGCCGGCGGATTTTTGTTGATATTTTTCAGCGACAAAAGAAAAACAGCAGCTTTTGCCAAAGTTCTCATTGGGCTTGGGGTTCTTTTTCTGGGGCTGGGGTTTATGAAAGAGAGTATGCAGACTCTTGCCGAAAATATCGACCTTAAAGATTATATACATTACGGCAATTATATATTTTTACTGATAGGTTTTGTAGTTACAGCTTTAATACAGTCAAGTTCTGCAACAACAGCTATCGCTTTGACCGCTTTGTATTCTGGGATAATAACTTTTGAGATGGCGGCATCTCTTGTAATTGGTGCCAATGTTGGAACTACGGTAACGGCACTTTTGGGAAGTATCGGAGGAACTGCAGATAAAAAAAGAGTTGCGGCGGCTCATTTTATATTCAATGCGGTAACCGGAATAATTGCCTATGCGATTCTTGGAAAAATGGGGTATTTTATACTCGAAGTTTTGGGACTGAAAAATGATCTTGTAATTGCTTTAGCACTTTTTCATACCATTTTTAACGTATTGGGTGTGCTGGTTTTTGCTCCTTTTGCATCTTTGCTGGCTGTTATGCTTGGTAAAATGTTTACAAAAAGAGAGTCGCCTGTAACAAAATATATAGATAAAGTACCACCCGATATACCTGAAGCTGCTCTTGAAGCTTTGAAAAACGAATCTCTTCATCTTTTCAAAAATGTTTTGGAATTTGGTCTTTTCCTTCTAAATATTCGGCCTGCAGACGTACTTATACACAAAAAACATACAAAAGAGGTGCTTGAGTCAAATAGAAATATTCTGGATATCGATTATTATAAGCTTTATAAAAATCTAAAAAAACTAGAGATTAAAATTTTTTCATATGCAAATATGGTTAAAGCCAAAGAACTTGCTTCAGATGAAGTGGAAAAGTTGAACAAAATTGTCTTGGCGGTAGAAAAGACAATGCTTGCAGCTAAAACATTAAAAGACATAAAATACGATATAGACGAGTTTGCAATGAGCTTGAATGAATATGAATATGAGGTGTATATCCAATTTAGAAAACGTATAATCAGATTATTTAGAAATTTTATCAGAGTTTTGGAGGGCGAAGCCGAAAAAGAGTACAAAATCAGAAAAATATATCAAAGCATAGCCCGTGATAATGAGACAACACTGCACACAATCGCTCAAAATATCAAGCTATATTCTCTGTCAGAAACTGATGCGGCTACCATTTTAAATGCAAACAGAGCGATATATCTCTCATCAAAAGCTCTCATTGAAGCAGCAGAACAACTGTTCATGTCAATATCCGCAAAAGAAATTGAAGAGTGA
- a CDS encoding carbonic anhydrase codes for MNISKLIKNHKDFKKLYFKKHEDMFMELVKKGQSPKILFIGCSDSRVIPSLITGSKPGDLFVVRNVGNFVPPFKPDFEYHATASAIEYAVSVLNVEDIIVCGHSYCGACESLYKDIGDDIELIHTKKWLEIGKKAKDAALSSVDTISDVNELLRLTEKLSIIVQLENLLTYPGVKKRVENEELFLHGWYYKIESGDIEFYDIEAKDFLPIEKAIKGKS; via the coding sequence ATGAATATTTCAAAACTGATAAAGAACCACAAGGATTTTAAAAAACTCTATTTCAAAAAACATGAAGATATGTTTATGGAGCTTGTAAAGAAAGGCCAGAGTCCGAAAATTCTTTTTATAGGATGTAGTGATTCAAGAGTTATACCCAGTCTTATAACCGGTTCAAAACCGGGAGATCTTTTTGTTGTCAGAAATGTCGGCAATTTTGTCCCCCCTTTTAAACCCGATTTTGAATATCACGCTACAGCGTCTGCGATAGAGTATGCTGTAAGTGTATTGAACGTGGAAGATATTATTGTGTGCGGTCACTCCTATTGTGGGGCTTGTGAAAGTCTTTACAAAGATATCGGAGATGATATTGAACTTATACATACGAAAAAGTGGCTTGAAATAGGCAAAAAGGCAAAAGATGCTGCTCTCTCTTCAGTGGATACCATTTCCGATGTAAACGAACTGTTAAGGCTTACTGAGAAACTTTCTATCATTGTACAACTTGAAAATCTTTTAACATATCCTGGTGTGAAAAAAAGAGTTGAAAATGAAGAACTTTTTCTTCACGGCTGGTATTATAAAATAGAGAGCGGCGATATAGAATTTTATGATATTGAGGCAAAAGATTTTCTGCCGATAGAGAAAGCGATAAAAGGAAAAAGTTGA
- a CDS encoding RNA degradosome polyphosphate kinase, with the protein MVNLKDPKLFINRELSWLRFNTRVLEEAQNRKNPLLERLKFIAIYGTNLDEFYMIRVAGLKELFKSRVIVTGPDKMSPLNQLKAIRNYLHKEKITVQNTFFEIVQSLEKEGLKLKKYDELDDKTKKEVDEYFYTNLYPVIIPIAVDATHPFPHLNNLSFALVIKLADLQNENEIKYGLVRIPRVLPRFIEIKSTYVPIESVVQKHIEDLFPGYKLISSAPFRVTRNADITIEEEEADDFMEILEEGLRLRRKGEIVRLEIGADVDQDLLNFLNSHIKVYKDDIYRFDMPLNMGSFWQIVSNKDFAHLLFEPYTPKILPPLDSKEPIFSIIESQDILLYHPYESFDPVVRFIEEASNDPDVLAIRMTLYRVGKDSPVVKALIEAAEAGKQVTAMVELKARFDEENNLIWAKALEDAGAHVIYGIPGFKVHAKIAQVIKKENGIIKQYSHIATGNYNPSTARIYTDVSYFTTRRDITDDATRFFHFLTGFSKKGKLNTLYMSPTQIKQKLLSLIDAETKKKSEGRIIAKMNSLVDPDIIVALYKASRAGVKIDLIVRGICCLRPKVKDISQNIRVISIVGKYLEHARIFYFKHSSPKIFISSADWMPRNLERRIELMTPIYEKELSEKLYEILNLQINDNVLARELQENGEYIRLDSKGRTPVNSQLVMEEYTNMLYTSNKKSSVSRAKKLARRLLKES; encoded by the coding sequence ATGGTAAATCTTAAAGACCCGAAACTTTTTATAAACAGAGAACTTTCATGGCTGAGATTCAATACTAGAGTTTTGGAAGAGGCTCAAAACAGAAAAAATCCTCTTCTAGAGAGACTGAAATTTATCGCAATTTACGGAACAAACCTTGATGAATTTTATATGATAAGAGTGGCGGGACTGAAAGAACTTTTCAAATCGAGAGTTATTGTAACGGGTCCTGACAAAATGTCGCCATTAAATCAGCTGAAAGCTATAAGAAACTATCTGCATAAAGAGAAAATCACTGTACAGAACACTTTTTTTGAAATTGTACAGTCTCTTGAAAAAGAGGGTCTTAAACTGAAAAAATATGACGAACTGGACGATAAAACAAAAAAAGAGGTAGATGAGTATTTCTATACAAATCTTTATCCTGTCATAATCCCCATTGCTGTTGACGCCACACATCCCTTTCCACACTTGAACAATCTCAGCTTCGCACTTGTAATCAAGCTTGCGGACCTTCAAAATGAAAACGAGATAAAATACGGTCTTGTAAGAATTCCTAGAGTTTTGCCCCGATTTATCGAAATAAAAAGTACCTACGTACCTATAGAGTCAGTTGTTCAAAAGCATATAGAAGATCTTTTCCCCGGATATAAGCTTATCTCATCGGCACCCTTCAGGGTCACAAGAAATGCCGATATAACTATTGAAGAGGAAGAAGCAGACGACTTTATGGAGATATTGGAAGAGGGGCTAAGACTTAGGAGAAAAGGAGAGATAGTCAGACTTGAAATCGGAGCTGATGTGGACCAGGATCTTTTAAATTTTTTAAACTCTCACATCAAAGTATACAAAGATGACATATACAGGTTTGACATGCCTCTTAATATGGGTAGCTTCTGGCAAATAGTATCAAACAAAGATTTTGCACATCTTCTTTTCGAACCATATACGCCCAAAATCCTGCCTCCTCTCGACAGCAAAGAGCCGATATTCAGCATAATCGAATCACAGGATATCCTTCTTTACCATCCATATGAAAGTTTTGATCCCGTGGTAAGATTTATTGAAGAGGCTTCAAACGATCCCGACGTCCTGGCTATAAGAATGACACTATATAGAGTGGGTAAAGACTCTCCTGTGGTAAAAGCTCTTATAGAAGCTGCCGAAGCCGGTAAACAGGTGACGGCTATGGTAGAACTAAAAGCCAGATTTGACGAAGAGAACAATCTCATATGGGCAAAAGCTCTTGAAGATGCAGGAGCACATGTAATTTACGGGATACCCGGTTTCAAAGTTCATGCAAAGATCGCACAGGTCATAAAAAAAGAGAATGGCATAATAAAACAGTATTCCCATATAGCCACAGGAAACTATAACCCTTCGACAGCTAGAATTTATACAGATGTGAGCTACTTTACAACAAGAAGAGATATTACAGATGATGCTACACGTTTTTTTCACTTTCTTACCGGATTTTCCAAAAAAGGAAAACTAAATACCCTTTATATGTCACCAACACAGATAAAACAGAAACTACTTAGCTTGATAGATGCGGAAACCAAGAAAAAAAGTGAAGGCCGCATAATCGCAAAAATGAACTCTCTTGTTGATCCCGATATCATAGTTGCTCTTTATAAAGCCTCAAGAGCGGGAGTCAAGATAGACTTGATAGTAAGAGGCATATGCTGCCTCAGACCTAAAGTAAAAGATATAAGCCAAAATATCCGTGTAATATCTATAGTAGGAAAATATCTAGAACATGCCAGGATTTTCTACTTTAAACATTCGTCCCCAAAAATTTTTATTTCCAGTGCAGACTGGATGCCTAGGAATCTTGAAAGAAGAATAGAGTTAATGACACCGATATATGAAAAAGAGCTCTCGGAAAAGCTCTATGAAATACTTAATCTTCAAATAAACGACAATGTTCTGGCCCGTGAACTACAGGAAAACGGTGAATATATAAGATTAGATTCAAAAGGTCGTACACCTGTTAACTCTCAGCTTGTTATGGAAGAGTACACAAATATGCTTTATACATCAAATAAAAAAAGCAGTGTATCAAGAGCAAAGAAACTGGCAAGAAGACTTTTGAAGGAGAGCTGA
- a CDS encoding gamma carbonic anhydrase family protein, producing MLLQYKNWFPKIQKDVWIAPNATIVGNVEIGKDSSVWFGCVVRGDVHYIKIGERTNIQDLSMIHVTHYKKPDMCDGNPTIIGDDVTIGHRVMLHGCTIENACLIGMSVTILDGAVIGKESIVGAGSLVTRNKKFPPRSLIMGSPAKVVRELTDEEVAELYKSSHRYVEFKNNYINFIR from the coding sequence ATGCTTTTGCAATACAAAAACTGGTTTCCAAAAATTCAAAAAGATGTCTGGATAGCGCCCAACGCGACAATTGTCGGAAATGTAGAGATAGGCAAAGACTCTTCAGTATGGTTCGGTTGCGTAGTTAGAGGAGATGTCCACTATATAAAAATTGGAGAAAGAACAAATATTCAGGATCTCTCCATGATACATGTAACCCATTATAAAAAGCCTGATATGTGTGATGGAAATCCTACTATTATAGGAGATGACGTTACAATTGGACACAGAGTCATGCTGCATGGATGCACTATTGAAAATGCCTGTCTTATAGGTATGAGCGTAACTATTCTTGACGGAGCGGTTATAGGAAAAGAGTCTATTGTAGGTGCGGGGAGCCTTGTTACCAGAAATAAAAAATTCCCCCCAAGAAGCCTTATCATGGGTAGCCCCGCAAAAGTAGTCAGAGAACTTACGGACGAAGAGGTTGCCGAACTTTACAAATCTTCCCACAGATACGTTGAATTTAAAAACAACTATATAAATTTTATCAGATGA
- a CDS encoding NAD(P)/FAD-dependent oxidoreductase: MGRLVVLGAGIAGHTAATFAKKWLGDQHEVVVISPNSKWNWIPSNIWVGVGYMKPDDVIFELAPVYEKAGIVFKQAKALSIHPEGGEGEEKPYVTIEYTDPSKKGQNEKVTYDYLINATGPKLNFAATEGLGPDGGNSVSVCTYLHAAEAANALNIAIEKMKKGEKQKFLIGVGHGMCTCQGAAFEYIFNVEHTLREKGVRDKAEITYISNEYELGDFGVGGMHIKRGGYITSGKVFAESLFTERGVHWIKRAHVNKVEKDRVHYETLDGTFHEKEFDFAMLIPPFAGAGLKAYDKEGNDITSEMFNPGGFMFVDADYSSASKPYEEWSVKDWPKTYQTPKYKNIFAAGIAFAPPHLISKPMKSPNGTPINPTPPRTGMPSGIIGKAVAASVVDMMTGKSDKPTHKASMGEMGAACVASAGAGFFKGTAAAMTMYPVIPDYEKYPNFGRDLNYTFGELGLAGHWIKHILHYMFIYKAKLKPGWTLIPE; the protein is encoded by the coding sequence ATGGGTAGATTAGTAGTATTGGGTGCAGGTATCGCCGGACATACTGCTGCAACCTTCGCCAAAAAATGGCTTGGAGACCAGCATGAAGTTGTCGTTATCTCTCCAAACAGCAAATGGAACTGGATTCCTTCAAACATATGGGTAGGGGTGGGTTATATGAAACCCGACGATGTCATATTCGAACTGGCACCTGTATATGAAAAAGCAGGTATAGTGTTCAAACAGGCAAAAGCCCTTTCCATACATCCCGAAGGCGGAGAAGGTGAAGAAAAACCGTATGTTACTATCGAATATACAGACCCTTCCAAAAAAGGGCAGAATGAAAAAGTTACATACGATTATCTTATTAATGCTACAGGACCGAAACTAAATTTTGCAGCAACAGAGGGACTCGGGCCTGACGGCGGAAATTCAGTATCTGTCTGTACATATCTGCATGCTGCAGAAGCGGCAAATGCCCTCAATATAGCAATCGAAAAGATGAAAAAGGGAGAGAAACAGAAGTTTCTAATAGGCGTGGGACACGGCATGTGTACATGCCAGGGAGCTGCATTTGAGTATATTTTCAATGTGGAACACACCCTCAGAGAAAAAGGTGTAAGAGACAAAGCTGAAATTACCTACATATCAAACGAATACGAGTTGGGTGACTTCGGTGTCGGCGGAATGCATATAAAAAGAGGCGGCTACATCACCAGCGGAAAGGTTTTTGCAGAATCACTTTTTACCGAAAGAGGCGTTCACTGGATAAAAAGGGCACATGTAAACAAAGTGGAAAAGGATAGAGTACATTATGAGACACTAGATGGCACTTTCCACGAAAAAGAGTTCGATTTTGCAATGCTAATTCCTCCTTTTGCTGGAGCCGGTCTGAAAGCGTATGACAAAGAGGGAAACGATATCACATCTGAAATGTTCAATCCCGGAGGCTTTATGTTTGTCGATGCAGACTATTCCAGTGCATCAAAACCGTATGAAGAGTGGAGTGTAAAAGACTGGCCAAAAACATACCAGACTCCAAAATACAAAAACATTTTTGCAGCAGGGATTGCCTTCGCACCTCCGCATCTGATAAGCAAACCTATGAAAAGCCCGAACGGAACACCTATCAACCCCACACCTCCGAGAACAGGAATGCCATCGGGTATAATAGGAAAAGCTGTTGCGGCAAGCGTGGTTGATATGATGACAGGCAAAAGCGACAAACCTACCCACAAAGCATCAATGGGCGAGATGGGGGCAGCTTGTGTGGCAAGTGCGGGAGCAGGGTTTTTCAAAGGTACAGCTGCAGCAATGACAATGTACCCTGTAATTCCAGATTATGAAAAATATCCAAACTTCGGAAGAGACCTCAACTATACTTTCGGCGAATTGGGTCTAGCAGGGCACTGGATAAAACATATCCTGCATTACATGTTTATATACAAAGCAAAACTTAAACCGGGCTGGACACTCATACCGGAATAA